The Chitinophaga sp. H8 genome contains a region encoding:
- a CDS encoding FecR family protein, whose protein sequence is MANFVSKALILKYLDNRCTPLEKEQVEQWLQLPGNEQVLDEILTEKLPDDILAGAAVDVAVEKMETWRTTLQQRMLPPVPKGGRIKKMFFRQVAIWATVLFGIGYYAVQQMGRQRSGIATEALMVKRNAMGQRASITLTDGSVIMLGANSQLTYPETFNGNTREVTLDGEAFFEISEDPLHPFIVHTGDVQTKVLGTSFRISAFSGAPLTVAVATGKVRVDQQRNGGWMELAVLTPGRQVTWNGNSNSPVVAAVNAADITGWKTGRLVFNNKTLQEVTTELERWYNAAIVFRQPEKAQERITVTLFSGASLEKTLQTLAVGSNFKYTINGKQVIIQ, encoded by the coding sequence ATGGCAAATTTTGTTAGCAAAGCACTTATACTGAAATACCTGGATAACAGGTGTACGCCACTGGAAAAAGAACAGGTGGAGCAGTGGTTGCAATTACCCGGAAATGAGCAGGTACTGGATGAAATATTAACGGAGAAACTGCCGGATGATATACTGGCAGGGGCAGCTGTTGACGTAGCCGTAGAGAAGATGGAGACGTGGCGAACAACTTTGCAGCAGCGTATGCTCCCTCCGGTACCTAAGGGGGGAAGGATTAAAAAAATGTTTTTTCGCCAGGTGGCTATCTGGGCTACCGTGTTATTTGGTATCGGTTATTACGCCGTGCAGCAGATGGGGCGGCAGCGATCCGGTATTGCTACAGAAGCACTGATGGTGAAAAGAAATGCCATGGGGCAGCGGGCCTCCATTACCCTTACGGATGGCTCTGTGATTATGCTTGGCGCAAATAGTCAGCTCACTTATCCTGAAACATTCAATGGCAATACCCGTGAGGTAACACTGGATGGAGAAGCATTTTTTGAGATCAGCGAGGACCCGCTGCACCCTTTTATTGTTCATACCGGCGATGTGCAAACCAAAGTACTTGGTACCTCTTTCCGGATCAGCGCTTTTAGTGGCGCTCCGCTCACAGTGGCGGTGGCTACGGGCAAGGTAAGGGTAGATCAGCAGCGCAACGGAGGATGGATGGAACTGGCGGTACTCACCCCCGGAAGGCAGGTAACCTGGAATGGAAATTCGAATAGTCCGGTGGTAGCAGCGGTAAATGCCGCCGATATAACAGGATGGAAAACCGGACGCCTGGTATTCAATAACAAAACATTGCAGGAAGTAACTACAGAACTGGAACGATGGTATAATGCAGCGATTGTTTTCCGTCAGCCGGAAAAAGCGCAGGAGCGCATTACAGTAACACTTTTCAGTGGCGCCTCCCTGGAAAAAACACTACAGACACTAGCGGTGGGCAGCAACTTCAAATACACGATCAACGGAAAGCAGGTCATTATTCAATAA
- a CDS encoding TonB-dependent receptor, with protein MKKGLKHDPLGCFVASMPNNHNHAPEAEKAAGLSSAGIRRLRTIYFLMRCSFIFLAIKFSLAGLLYAAGIKGQDLDARLNLHLEKSGLKESLLAIEMKTGVHFLLPEELLAGVKKTVTVHREEISVKHALDEILLNTNLAYRAVNGYVVITRKPVPVKITGRVTDGKTKEPLPGVSIRVKGGQAGVATDANGFFTLMVPKEGATLVVAFLGYETREIKVTAQSGHLNIVLTVSSRQLSAVTVEARRKTNTEITVLQERRNAAIVQDAISAQQIERTGSITTTQALQRVSGVTVTDDKYVAIRGLGDRSVIGQLNGARLASSDPDRSAIPLDLVPASLLDNITIYKTVTPDKPADAAAGIVELKTKSVPDKQTLEIIAQTGFNSNIGIGGRVNSFYNSELGFFGQKVNNKNLSRDFLDLSTQYPGGLADIQRMLASSNGHPAAEKEAARINGIMHRFDPVMTTRFKTAPLNQLYSATYGNSFKIFRSHRIGIIGGANYYRRATDVYGGDLTQYSIYQGVITGNPDVYSPRNIPNYITPNNLYMGKYQTYKENTGTETLNYGVLGGLTYQFNPRHEVSFQYLGSWGSEAQAINMNGKYEYTGLPGDVASTIYSLKQTRRNLNTYNFQGEHKLLAGEYAPRLSYNLATSTSSQNDPDFRFITLTDYTPRGGGWYRQPVIEAPGGAGEEYVYTKNLYALNSGYVNGFSTYGIIQAEPNGRRWRKLDETNYNYKADLAIPFKILGHRQEFKTGFNYLNRDRKFRENMLFLPGSNFTPYGAVPLYAVEGNLDRLVSPEIIGIRPRSGNTSEGASPVGGFMYNSQKSPNNYTGFFETTAFYGMLDLHPIENLRLAGGVRFERTNIQSAVDTSNVFLDPALTKKDGNGNAVPVVLINPNTVYKTTYKPYYSANLTYTFKSNMNFRLAYNTTLARPELRELTNVFEFDAFQMGLVVGNPKLVNQHTENLDFRWEWFPAAGEVISASLFGKRINNQLVKVFSLKTDGLAAKYPEYPTIQFQNDPNTGTVWGMELELVKDLGKIWEPAKYFFFGSNLLLAQSNIKKTKERYDANKSLDRHTPENSPLFEQAPYSVNLWLNYNNKSSGTDLTATFNMVGERLIQINLTGEPDLYTRPVPVLDFVFSQRLTKRVLFKGYAKNILNPAVETVYANPGSGGLWYGGKYINRSFKRGSEIMMGFTVNLY; from the coding sequence ATGAAAAAAGGATTAAAACATGATCCTTTAGGATGTTTTGTGGCATCCATGCCCAATAATCATAACCATGCGCCGGAGGCTGAGAAGGCCGCAGGCCTGTCGTCTGCGGGTATCAGGCGCTTGCGCACAATCTACTTCCTGATGAGATGCTCATTTATCTTCCTGGCTATCAAATTCAGTCTTGCCGGGCTGTTGTATGCAGCGGGCATAAAAGGCCAGGACCTGGATGCCAGACTCAACCTTCACCTGGAAAAGTCCGGTTTGAAAGAAAGCCTGCTTGCCATTGAAATGAAAACGGGCGTACATTTTCTGCTGCCGGAAGAATTGCTGGCAGGGGTTAAGAAAACAGTTACCGTACACCGGGAGGAAATCAGTGTAAAACATGCACTGGATGAAATTTTACTAAATACAAATCTTGCTTACCGGGCCGTCAACGGGTATGTAGTAATTACCCGAAAACCGGTACCTGTTAAAATCACCGGGAGAGTAACGGATGGTAAAACAAAAGAACCGCTACCGGGTGTTTCCATCCGGGTAAAAGGCGGCCAGGCCGGTGTGGCAACGGATGCCAACGGATTCTTTACCCTGATGGTGCCGAAAGAAGGGGCCACGCTGGTAGTGGCCTTCCTGGGATATGAAACCAGGGAAATTAAAGTAACGGCACAATCCGGCCACCTCAATATTGTATTAACCGTTTCTTCCCGGCAACTGAGTGCAGTAACGGTAGAAGCACGGCGGAAAACCAATACGGAAATCACCGTACTGCAGGAAAGAAGGAACGCGGCTATCGTACAGGATGCAATCTCTGCACAGCAGATAGAACGTACCGGAAGTATTACTACTACACAGGCATTGCAACGTGTGAGCGGGGTAACGGTAACAGATGATAAGTATGTAGCCATCCGTGGTTTGGGCGACAGAAGTGTGATCGGCCAGCTGAATGGTGCCAGACTGGCTTCTTCAGATCCCGACCGCAGTGCTATCCCTTTAGACCTGGTGCCTGCTTCCTTGCTGGATAATATCACTATCTACAAAACTGTAACACCAGACAAACCTGCAGATGCTGCTGCGGGTATCGTAGAACTGAAAACAAAATCCGTTCCCGATAAACAAACACTGGAGATCATCGCACAAACAGGTTTTAATTCAAACATCGGTATAGGAGGGCGTGTGAACAGCTTTTATAACAGCGAGCTTGGTTTCTTTGGTCAGAAAGTAAACAATAAAAATCTTTCGCGCGACTTCCTGGACCTTTCCACGCAATACCCGGGTGGACTGGCGGATATACAACGGATGCTGGCCAGCAGTAATGGTCACCCTGCTGCCGAAAAAGAAGCGGCACGTATCAATGGTATCATGCACCGCTTTGATCCGGTGATGACCACCCGCTTCAAAACGGCCCCGCTGAACCAGTTATATTCCGCTACCTATGGTAATAGCTTCAAGATATTCAGGTCGCACCGCATTGGTATTATTGGGGGCGCTAATTATTACCGGCGCGCCACAGATGTATATGGTGGTGATCTTACACAATACAGTATCTACCAGGGTGTGATTACCGGCAATCCGGATGTATACAGCCCCCGAAATATTCCTAACTATATTACGCCCAACAACCTGTATATGGGCAAGTACCAGACCTATAAGGAAAATACCGGTACAGAAACCCTTAACTATGGAGTGTTGGGCGGCCTCACCTATCAGTTCAATCCCCGCCATGAGGTGAGCTTTCAATACCTGGGCAGCTGGGGCAGCGAGGCACAGGCGATCAATATGAATGGAAAGTATGAATATACCGGTTTGCCGGGGGATGTAGCCAGCACTATTTATTCGCTGAAACAAACCCGCCGTAATCTCAATACCTATAATTTCCAGGGAGAACACAAACTATTGGCAGGGGAGTATGCTCCCCGGTTAAGCTATAACCTGGCTACCTCTACTTCCAGTCAGAATGATCCAGATTTCCGGTTTATTACACTCACGGATTACACGCCCCGTGGTGGTGGATGGTACAGGCAACCGGTTATTGAGGCTCCCGGCGGTGCAGGAGAGGAGTATGTATATACGAAAAACCTTTATGCGCTCAACTCTGGCTATGTAAACGGATTCAGTACATATGGCATCATTCAGGCAGAACCCAACGGACGCCGTTGGAGAAAGCTGGATGAAACCAACTATAACTATAAGGCAGACCTGGCAATACCTTTTAAAATACTAGGCCACCGGCAGGAGTTTAAAACAGGGTTTAACTACCTGAACCGTGATCGCAAATTCAGGGAAAACATGCTCTTCCTGCCAGGTTCTAATTTCACCCCCTATGGTGCAGTGCCCTTGTATGCTGTGGAAGGCAACCTCGACAGGCTGGTAAGCCCCGAAATAATCGGTATCCGCCCCCGCTCGGGGAATACCAGTGAAGGTGCCAGCCCGGTGGGTGGATTCATGTACAACAGTCAGAAATCACCGAACAACTATACCGGATTTTTTGAAACAACGGCTTTTTACGGTATGTTGGACCTGCACCCGATCGAAAATTTACGTTTGGCCGGTGGGGTTAGATTTGAACGCACCAATATCCAGTCTGCAGTAGATACCTCCAATGTATTCCTGGACCCTGCACTTACAAAAAAAGACGGGAACGGGAATGCAGTACCAGTGGTGTTGATCAATCCTAATACGGTATACAAAACCACTTACAAACCATACTATTCCGCCAATCTTACCTATACATTCAAGAGCAATATGAACTTCAGGCTGGCCTACAATACTACACTGGCAAGGCCGGAACTGCGGGAGCTGACAAATGTATTCGAGTTTGATGCTTTCCAGATGGGACTGGTAGTAGGCAATCCCAAACTGGTGAACCAGCATACGGAAAACCTGGATTTCCGCTGGGAGTGGTTCCCTGCTGCAGGGGAGGTAATCTCTGCATCCCTGTTTGGCAAACGGATCAATAATCAACTGGTAAAAGTATTCAGTCTGAAAACAGATGGGCTGGCTGCAAAATATCCGGAGTATCCTACCATCCAGTTTCAGAACGATCCTAATACCGGTACAGTGTGGGGAATGGAGCTGGAACTGGTAAAAGACCTGGGCAAAATATGGGAGCCGGCTAAATACTTTTTCTTTGGCTCCAATTTATTACTCGCACAGAGCAATATCAAAAAAACAAAGGAGCGCTATGATGCCAATAAATCACTGGACAGGCATACTCCTGAAAACAGCCCACTCTTTGAGCAGGCGCCGTATTCTGTGAATCTCTGGCTTAATTACAACAACAAATCATCAGGTACCGATCTTACAGCCACCTTTAATATGGTAGGAGAACGGCTTATACAGATCAATCTCACCGGTGAACCAGACCTCTACACCCGGCCTGTTCCGGTGCTGGACTTTGTGTTCAGCCAGCGCCTTACCAAACGTGTCCTCTTTAAAGGATATGCTAAAAATATACTGAATCCTGCTGTTGAAACAGTATATGCCAATCCGGGTTCTGGTGGCTTATGGTATGGAGGAAAATACATCAACAGGAGCTTCAAAAGAGGCAGCGAGATTATGATGGGCTTTACGGTAAACCTGTACTAA
- a CDS encoding fasciclin domain-containing protein: protein MNTAKKIWLALVIIIISAACRKAEFMPAPEGVKVAYEEIDSTLLDVLKRPEYSLFNKAWNKSNMNGLLAKEWTKTAQFTLLVPDDAAMRKAGLDNAGIDGASREQLDSLLMYHTLSGKVEITAMQTQVGNIQWSTLLLNPLYTEMLNSHGSAVTKEMPYRYRQFLALTSEGQLLVNGIKVGKPAPIAARNGAVWQVDRVLKPARKNLLQTLEADGRFTLYLEALRLSDSLYETIPELYPYSIGEYWFAKTRLNTTIARMDWGCECIVYEFGKLGRGGRMALFAPTDDAFRRVGLRNVDDLRVLNNRFKPYMNEQYAMVGHAPLDSLLSFHAWGIQRGMLAVGIPPIFYANDFIPAIMDQIVLGDGQSTGVTVELPLRFSKDGNGRVQLQVKGSTAEKATIIDPDIECIQGPIHVVDRLLIRPGFSF from the coding sequence ATGAATACTGCAAAAAAAATATGGCTGGCACTGGTCATCATTATCATATCAGCTGCCTGCAGAAAGGCAGAATTTATGCCGGCACCTGAAGGAGTGAAAGTGGCTTATGAAGAGATAGACAGTACGCTGCTGGACGTATTGAAAAGGCCTGAATACTCCCTTTTCAACAAAGCCTGGAATAAAAGTAATATGAATGGGTTGCTGGCGAAAGAATGGACCAAAACAGCACAGTTTACGCTGCTGGTACCGGATGATGCGGCTATGCGCAAAGCAGGATTGGATAATGCCGGTATTGATGGCGCATCAAGGGAACAACTGGACAGCCTGCTGATGTATCATACCCTGAGTGGTAAAGTGGAGATAACCGCCATGCAAACGCAAGTGGGAAACATACAATGGTCCACTTTGCTGCTCAATCCTTTGTATACCGAAATGTTGAATAGTCACGGCTCTGCCGTAACTAAGGAGATGCCCTACCGCTACCGCCAGTTTCTGGCACTTACATCGGAAGGACAATTGCTGGTCAATGGGATAAAGGTGGGTAAGCCTGCTCCTATAGCCGCCAGAAATGGTGCGGTATGGCAGGTAGACAGGGTATTGAAACCAGCCAGGAAGAACCTGTTACAAACGCTGGAAGCGGATGGTCGCTTTACCTTATACCTGGAAGCATTGAGACTGAGTGATAGTCTTTATGAAACCATCCCTGAACTCTACCCATATTCCATCGGAGAATATTGGTTTGCCAAAACACGGCTTAATACCACGATAGCAAGGATGGATTGGGGTTGTGAGTGCATCGTGTATGAGTTCGGGAAATTGGGCAGGGGGGGGCGGATGGCCCTGTTTGCGCCTACTGATGATGCTTTTCGCCGGGTAGGATTGCGCAATGTGGATGATCTCCGTGTATTAAACAATCGGTTTAAACCATACATGAATGAACAATATGCGATGGTAGGCCATGCGCCGCTGGATTCCCTGCTTTCATTCCATGCCTGGGGCATACAACGGGGCATGCTGGCCGTAGGTATTCCCCCGATTTTTTACGCTAATGATTTTATACCTGCCATCATGGACCAGATAGTACTGGGTGATGGACAATCAACAGGAGTAACGGTGGAGCTCCCTTTACGTTTCTCAAAAGATGGCAATGGTCGTGTGCAGTTGCAGGTAAAAGGCAGTACCGCCGAAAAGGCTACCATCATTGACCCCGATATCGAATGCATCCAGGGGCCTATTCATGTGGTAGACAGGTTGTTGATCCGTCCAGGCTTTTCTTTCTAA
- a CDS encoding efflux RND transporter periplasmic adaptor subunit produces MKKIAFIIYGFSALLLACTGSKPDTGEKEKAVTDTSNAHEVQLSAEQLKNAGIELHMPETRDMHTTIKVNGVVDVPPQNIVSVSFPLGGYLKQMQLLPGMQVSRGQVLAVLEDPQYIQLQEDYLVAKSKLHFLETDFARQKELNASKANSDKVFQQVKSDYESQQVVVKALSEKLQLLQINPDKLNAGNISRSIAVHAPISGYVSKVNVNPGKYVSATDVLFELINPADIHLSLTVFEKDVLNLAAGQSVVCYANNKPEEKYHAKIHLVARNIGDNRSSEVHCHFDKSDKRLIPGMFMNAEIAVNNASVTAVPDDAVVKWENKCYVFVADTKSQFTMTPVEIGHTNDGYTEIKTPLPARDVVVKNAYTLLMKMKNNSEEE; encoded by the coding sequence ATGAAAAAGATAGCTTTCATAATATACGGTTTTTCAGCTTTGCTGCTGGCTTGTACAGGAAGTAAACCTGATACCGGGGAAAAGGAAAAGGCCGTAACGGATACCAGCAATGCCCATGAAGTACAGTTGTCGGCGGAACAGCTGAAAAATGCAGGTATTGAGCTGCATATGCCGGAAACAAGGGACATGCATACGACAATTAAAGTAAATGGTGTAGTGGATGTGCCACCACAGAATATTGTATCGGTAAGTTTCCCCTTAGGTGGCTACCTGAAACAAATGCAGTTATTGCCGGGCATGCAGGTAAGCCGCGGACAGGTACTGGCCGTGCTGGAAGATCCGCAATATATACAGCTGCAGGAAGACTACCTGGTGGCTAAAAGCAAGCTTCATTTTCTGGAAACGGATTTCGCACGCCAGAAAGAACTGAATGCTTCAAAGGCCAATAGCGATAAGGTGTTTCAACAGGTGAAGAGCGATTATGAAAGCCAGCAGGTGGTGGTGAAGGCACTGAGTGAAAAGCTGCAACTGTTGCAGATCAATCCCGACAAACTTAATGCGGGTAATATCAGCCGTAGCATAGCGGTGCATGCCCCTATCAGCGGATATGTGTCTAAAGTGAATGTAAATCCCGGCAAGTATGTAAGTGCTACGGATGTTTTATTTGAACTGATCAATCCGGCCGACATTCATTTGAGCCTGACAGTATTTGAAAAAGATGTACTGAACCTCGCCGCTGGTCAGTCGGTGGTATGTTATGCCAATAATAAACCGGAGGAAAAGTACCATGCTAAAATACACCTAGTAGCCAGGAATATCGGGGATAATCGTTCCAGTGAAGTACATTGCCATTTTGATAAATCTGATAAGCGCCTGATACCGGGTATGTTCATGAATGCAGAAATTGCAGTAAATAATGCATCGGTTACAGCCGTACCGGATGATGCAGTGGTGAAGTGGGAAAATAAATGTTATGTGTTTGTAGCAGATACTAAATCACAGTTTACGATGACACCGGTAGAAATCGGTCATACCAATGATGGTTACACTGAAATTAAAACACCACTTCCTGCCAGAGATGTGGTGGTGAAAAATGCATATACCCTGCTGATGAAGATGAAAAATAATTCGGAAGAAGAATAG
- a CDS encoding fasciclin domain-containing protein: protein MRFKYLSTACMLIAAIFLLPGCSKDDNIRLRDNNILPSVVTDNFNLKTFSTALERTGLTKVVSQKGPFTLLVPSDVAFSKAGIDGPGGVIGTNSALLESLTAYHILEGVYRLNELPFLFNQEITSYGGGKLYITRWIKAQDTILTVNGSRILPQATTASNGLLQVIDRVLKPYRFEYLADAIAADQSLTLFYQALQRAGMESLLRKKGPYTVFAPTNAAMITYGYASLEAINQASPTALAALLRYHIVADRRFLNDYILSTGSTATSTQAMIDDNTVKITLIPNNEVQGGYEGITLQGSGNGNTQIRIVQQDIITGNGVLHTIDQVLRITQ, encoded by the coding sequence ATGCGCTTTAAATATCTATCTACCGCATGTATGCTGATAGCAGCAATTTTCCTGCTGCCGGGATGCAGCAAGGACGACAACATCCGGCTGCGGGATAATAACATCCTGCCATCTGTAGTGACGGATAATTTTAATCTCAAAACGTTCAGTACTGCACTGGAACGTACCGGGCTCACTAAAGTAGTATCGCAGAAAGGGCCTTTTACCCTGCTGGTACCCTCAGATGTCGCTTTCTCAAAAGCGGGCATTGATGGTCCGGGAGGCGTTATTGGCACCAATAGTGCCTTGCTGGAAAGCCTTACAGCCTATCATATCCTGGAAGGGGTGTATAGGCTGAATGAACTGCCTTTCCTGTTTAACCAGGAGATCACTTCTTATGGAGGAGGCAAACTATATATCACCAGGTGGATTAAGGCACAGGATACTATCCTGACCGTAAATGGCAGCCGTATTTTGCCACAGGCCACTACGGCTTCCAATGGATTGCTCCAGGTAATAGACCGGGTACTGAAACCTTACCGTTTTGAATACCTGGCAGATGCAATAGCAGCTGATCAGAGCCTGACACTTTTTTACCAAGCCCTGCAACGGGCAGGTATGGAATCACTGCTCCGCAAAAAAGGACCTTACACGGTTTTTGCACCTACCAATGCGGCGATGATCACCTATGGCTATGCTTCACTCGAGGCCATCAACCAGGCCAGTCCAACAGCACTTGCTGCGCTCCTGCGATATCATATCGTGGCCGACCGGCGCTTTCTGAACGATTATATACTCAGTACCGGTAGCACAGCCACCAGCACACAGGCCATGATAGATGATAATACCGTCAAGATCACACTGATCCCCAACAATGAGGTACAGGGCGGATATGAAGGGATTACACTGCAAGGGTCCGGTAATGGCAACACGCAGATCAGGATTGTTCAGCAGGATATCATTACCGGCAATGGTGTATTGCATACGATAGACCAGGTATTGAGGATTACACAATGA
- a CDS encoding RNA polymerase sigma-70 factor, producing MILSLSELSDELLLEACRLGDVKAFDVLFSRYSTRLYHYALKYIHDEAVAEEAMMDLMLWVWEKREQLPADIHFAPYIYRAMKNAVIKLLTRKSAVTIPLQETITCADGADNRILSEELDRAYAATLDELSSQRRLVYTLSRHEKMSHAEIAKEMNLSLFTVKNHIKASLSHFRRHLKDYVDMTTVVLLCFFLR from the coding sequence ATGATATTATCTTTATCGGAATTATCAGATGAGTTGTTACTGGAAGCGTGCAGGCTGGGAGATGTAAAAGCTTTTGATGTGTTATTCAGTCGCTATTCTACCCGGCTTTACCACTATGCGCTTAAATACATTCATGATGAGGCCGTGGCAGAAGAAGCCATGATGGACCTGATGTTATGGGTGTGGGAAAAAAGGGAACAGCTTCCTGCTGATATCCATTTTGCGCCCTATATTTATCGTGCTATGAAAAATGCCGTGATCAAACTACTGACACGGAAATCAGCAGTTACAATTCCTTTGCAGGAAACTATCACCTGTGCTGATGGGGCGGACAACCGTATCCTTTCTGAGGAGCTGGACAGGGCTTATGCAGCCACACTGGATGAATTGAGCAGCCAGCGCAGATTGGTGTATACCCTTAGCCGTCATGAAAAGATGAGCCATGCAGAGATCGCAAAAGAAATGAACCTCTCTCTCTTTACCGTCAAGAATCATATAAAGGCATCCCTTTCTCATTTTCGCCGTCACCTGAAGGATTATGTAGACATGACTACTGTTGTTCTGCTTTGTTTTTTCCTGCGTTAA
- a CDS encoding fasciclin domain-containing protein, with protein sequence MKSYYHHLYKLLLCLLPFVVSCKHEQLEIYTEHVSYRPGGDFIKNNYDLSMFAAAIEKAGLMEELNGPGPFTILAPSNQAFYELGLQRPSDFDRLNKDSLRFMMQYHVLNRRLNTRDIPVKGVDVRYATLADGKEIYVSNETNGPLYNRYHFNGSLSTPADVTITNGTLHVLNKVMKYEKGTVRDWLEKRKDYSIITAAFKKFGFWKLLAEDGPFTVFAPDNAAFEKSGIDIAAIEKMDTSAFYGNRLFGVYIQRVRNYFISDFIVFKTNNNEYSLSDYIYGDNYYLTMQAEEAWPKKDLLFSVMVRTAKDYPYEVLPKADGCELARRDNLTDNGIVQPMVTLAVQPKDATK encoded by the coding sequence ATGAAATCATATTATCATCATTTATACAAACTGTTATTATGCCTGCTGCCCTTTGTGGTTTCGTGCAAGCATGAGCAACTGGAAATATACACAGAGCATGTCAGCTACAGGCCGGGTGGCGACTTCATTAAAAACAACTACGACCTCTCCATGTTTGCAGCAGCGATTGAAAAAGCAGGACTCATGGAAGAACTGAACGGACCAGGTCCATTCACTATACTGGCACCCAGTAACCAGGCTTTTTATGAACTGGGCTTACAACGGCCCTCTGATTTTGACCGCCTGAATAAAGACAGCCTCCGTTTTATGATGCAGTATCATGTGCTGAACAGAAGACTGAACACACGGGATATCCCGGTAAAGGGTGTGGACGTTAGGTATGCTACACTGGCGGATGGAAAGGAGATCTATGTATCCAACGAAACAAATGGACCTTTATACAACCGTTATCATTTCAATGGTTCATTAAGCACTCCTGCTGATGTGACGATTACCAATGGTACGCTTCATGTGCTCAATAAAGTAATGAAGTATGAAAAGGGTACGGTGAGAGACTGGCTTGAAAAGCGGAAAGACTACAGCATCATTACGGCTGCATTTAAAAAATTCGGTTTCTGGAAACTGCTGGCAGAGGATGGCCCGTTTACCGTGTTTGCACCGGATAATGCAGCTTTTGAAAAAAGTGGTATTGATATAGCCGCCATCGAAAAAATGGATACCAGCGCCTTTTATGGCAACCGCTTATTTGGTGTGTATATACAACGCGTCCGTAATTATTTCATCTCAGATTTTATCGTGTTTAAGACAAATAACAATGAGTATTCCCTGTCCGATTATATCTACGGTGATAATTATTACCTGACCATGCAGGCGGAAGAAGCATGGCCCAAAAAAGATTTGTTGTTTTCGGTGATGGTGCGTACGGCAAAGGATTATCCTTATGAGGTATTGCCCAAAGCCGATGGTTGCGAATTAGCCAGGAGAGACAATCTGACAGATAATGGTATTGTTCAACCAATGGTGACGCTGGCGGTGCAGCCCAAAGATGCCACCAAATAA